The following are from one region of the Mesorhizobium sp. B2-8-5 genome:
- the smc gene encoding chromosome segregation protein SMC codes for MKFSRLRLLGFKSFVEPGEFVIERGLTGIVGPNGCGKSNLVEALRWVMGESSYKNMRASGMDDVIFSGSGARPARNTAEVTLFLDNTDRTAPSAFNDADELQVSRRIEREAGSLYRINGKEARAKDVQLLFADQSTGARSPSMVGQGRIGELIQAKPQARRALLEEAAGISGLHTRRHEAELRLKAAEQNLERLDDVVGELEGQIESLKRQARQASRFKNLSADIRKAEATLLHLRWTLAKTQEGEARSALAVATTLVGDRAAAQMAAAREQGIAAHRLPDLRDAEAAAAAAFQRLSIAKTQIEEEAGRIRARQTELERRLQQLDADIAREERMVRDNADILERLRTEEAELNSENAGAAEREATTRAAFEQAGATLSQSEAKLAALTAERAEAAASRHQIERSLRETAERRDRFARQLAEVDRELSDIVARISGLPDPAEKRLLVEDALARLEEGEAGAIAAEQAVAEARTAESAARPPLQDARAELARIETEARTLAKILNATSGGDLFPSVLDQISVERGYETALGAALGEDLDVPLDRSAPVHWGESSVQPGDASLPEGVKSLASVVRAPAQLARRLAQIGIVDTVDGRRLQALLAPGQRLVSRDGALWRWDGLTASADAPTAAALRLAQKNRLAELDAEAVQATLVVREAEEALTHAEQAMRQASDAERNARQAGRDAQHALDAARNALAEAEKAGGELLSRRAALEEARARIVDSHEETQAAFLEAEAMLQDAPDLGDLQLQLEQASANVSRDRATLADARAVHEGLRREAEARMRRLDAIGAERKNWLERAENASTQIAALGERKAEAEAERERLADAPDEIDAKRRALLTQLSEAEALRQAASDRLQEAESKQAELDKAATAAIQSLAESRETRVRAEERLTAADERRAEVEARIQEALNTPPHLVIKHTGLEADDPMPDMAEIERQLDRLKIERERLGAVNLRAEEEQKELSERLETIVSEREDIIEAIRKLRQAIQSLNREGRERLLSAFEVVNGHFQRLFSHLFGGGTAELQLIESEDPLEAGLEILARPPGKKPQTMTLLSGGEQALTAMSLIFAVFLTNPAPICVLDEVDAPLDDHNVERFCNLMDEMSKTTETRFVIITHNPITMARMDRLFGVTMAEQGVSQLVSVDLQAAEAMREAS; via the coding sequence ATGAAATTTTCGCGCCTTCGCCTCCTCGGTTTCAAATCGTTCGTCGAGCCCGGCGAGTTCGTCATCGAACGCGGGCTGACCGGCATTGTCGGGCCGAACGGCTGCGGCAAGTCGAATCTCGTCGAAGCTTTGCGCTGGGTGATGGGCGAAAGCTCTTACAAGAACATGCGCGCGTCCGGCATGGACGACGTGATCTTCTCTGGCTCCGGTGCGCGGCCGGCGCGCAATACCGCCGAAGTCACGCTTTTCCTCGACAATACCGACCGCACCGCGCCTTCAGCCTTCAACGACGCCGATGAACTGCAGGTGTCGCGCCGCATCGAGCGCGAGGCGGGCTCGCTCTACCGCATCAACGGCAAGGAAGCGCGCGCCAAGGACGTGCAGCTTCTGTTCGCCGACCAGTCGACCGGCGCCCGCTCGCCCTCCATGGTCGGCCAGGGCCGCATCGGCGAGCTGATCCAGGCAAAGCCGCAGGCGCGCCGCGCGCTGCTTGAAGAAGCCGCCGGCATCTCCGGCCTGCACACGCGCCGGCATGAGGCCGAGCTTCGGCTCAAGGCGGCCGAGCAGAACCTCGAGCGGCTGGACGACGTCGTCGGCGAGCTGGAAGGCCAGATCGAGAGTCTGAAGCGCCAGGCCCGCCAGGCGTCGCGCTTCAAGAACCTGTCGGCCGATATCCGCAAGGCCGAAGCGACGCTGCTGCATCTGCGCTGGACGCTGGCAAAAACCCAGGAAGGGGAGGCGCGTTCCGCGCTTGCCGTCGCCACCACGCTGGTCGGCGACCGCGCCGCCGCCCAGATGGCGGCGGCCAGGGAGCAGGGCATCGCAGCGCACCGGCTGCCGGACCTGCGCGACGCGGAAGCCGCCGCTGCTGCCGCCTTCCAGCGCCTGTCGATCGCCAAGACCCAGATCGAGGAAGAGGCCGGCCGCATCCGCGCCCGCCAGACCGAGCTCGAACGCCGCCTGCAGCAGCTCGACGCCGACATCGCCCGCGAGGAGCGGATGGTGCGCGACAATGCCGACATCCTGGAGCGCCTGCGCACCGAGGAAGCCGAGCTCAATTCGGAAAACGCCGGTGCCGCCGAGCGCGAGGCGACCACGCGCGCCGCCTTCGAGCAGGCCGGCGCGACGCTCTCGCAGAGCGAAGCAAAACTTGCCGCGCTGACCGCCGAGCGCGCCGAGGCGGCCGCCTCGCGCCACCAGATCGAGCGCTCGCTGCGCGAGACCGCCGAGCGCCGTGATCGCTTCGCCCGTCAGCTCGCCGAGGTCGACCGCGAGCTTTCCGACATCGTCGCGCGCATTTCCGGCCTGCCCGATCCGGCCGAGAAGCGGCTTCTGGTCGAGGATGCGCTTGCCCGGCTGGAAGAGGGCGAGGCCGGCGCCATTGCCGCCGAGCAGGCCGTCGCCGAGGCCCGCACTGCTGAAAGCGCCGCAAGGCCTCCGCTGCAGGATGCAAGGGCCGAACTGGCGCGCATCGAGACGGAAGCGCGCACGCTGGCGAAGATCCTCAATGCCACCAGCGGGGGCGATCTTTTCCCTTCGGTGCTGGACCAGATCAGTGTCGAGCGCGGCTACGAAACCGCGCTTGGCGCGGCCCTTGGCGAGGACCTCGACGTTCCGCTCGACCGCAGCGCTCCGGTGCATTGGGGCGAAAGCTCGGTCCAGCCCGGCGATGCGTCGCTGCCCGAAGGTGTGAAGAGCCTGGCCAGCGTCGTTCGCGCGCCGGCGCAGCTTGCCCGCCGCCTCGCGCAGATCGGCATCGTCGACACCGTCGATGGCCGCCGGTTGCAGGCGCTTCTGGCCCCCGGCCAGCGGCTGGTCAGCCGCGATGGCGCGCTCTGGCGCTGGGACGGCTTGACGGCGAGCGCCGACGCTCCGACCGCCGCCGCGCTGCGGCTGGCGCAGAAGAACCGCCTGGCGGAGCTCGATGCCGAAGCCGTGCAGGCGACGCTTGTCGTACGCGAGGCCGAGGAGGCGTTGACGCATGCCGAGCAGGCGATGCGCCAGGCAAGCGATGCCGAGCGCAATGCGCGCCAGGCCGGCCGCGACGCCCAGCATGCTCTGGATGCCGCCCGCAACGCGCTGGCCGAGGCCGAGAAGGCCGGCGGCGAGCTGTTGAGCCGGCGCGCCGCGCTTGAAGAGGCACGCGCTCGCATTGTTGACAGCCATGAGGAGACGCAGGCCGCTTTCCTCGAAGCCGAGGCGATGTTGCAGGACGCGCCCGATCTTGGCGACCTGCAATTGCAGCTCGAACAGGCCTCCGCCAATGTCTCGCGCGACCGCGCCACGCTCGCCGATGCGCGCGCCGTGCACGAAGGGCTGCGGCGCGAAGCCGAGGCGCGCATGCGCCGGCTGGACGCCATCGGTGCCGAACGCAAGAACTGGCTGGAGCGCGCCGAGAACGCCTCGACGCAAATCGCCGCCCTCGGCGAGCGCAAGGCCGAAGCCGAGGCCGAGCGCGAAAGGCTGGCCGACGCGCCGGACGAGATCGACGCCAAGCGCCGCGCCCTGCTGACGCAGCTTTCCGAGGCCGAAGCTTTGCGCCAGGCGGCGAGCGACCGCCTGCAGGAGGCGGAGAGCAAGCAGGCCGAGCTCGACAAGGCGGCCACCGCCGCCATCCAGTCGCTCGCCGAATCGCGCGAAACCCGCGTCCGCGCCGAGGAGCGGCTCACCGCGGCCGATGAACGCCGCGCCGAGGTCGAGGCGCGCATCCAGGAAGCGCTCAACACGCCGCCGCATCTGGTCATCAAGCATACCGGCCTCGAAGCCGACGACCCGATGCCCGACATGGCCGAGATCGAGCGCCAGCTCGACCGGCTGAAGATCGAGCGCGAGCGCCTCGGCGCCGTCAACCTGCGCGCCGAGGAAGAGCAGAAGGAATTGTCGGAGCGGCTGGAGACCATCGTTTCCGAGCGCGAGGACATCATCGAGGCGATCAGAAAACTGCGCCAGGCGATCCAGAGCCTCAACCGCGAGGGCCGCGAGCGGCTGCTGTCGGCCTTCGAGGTGGTCAACGGCCATTTCCAGCGGCTGTTCTCGCATCTGTTCGGCGGCGGCACGGCCGAGTTGCAGTTGATCGAGTCCGAGGATCCGCTGGAGGCGGGGCTGGAAATCCTCGCCCGTCCGCCCGGCAAGAAGCCGCAGACCATGACGCTGCTTTCCGGCGGCGAGCAGGCGCTGACGGCGATGTCGCTGATCTTCGCCGTGTTCCTCACCAACCCCGCGCCGATCTGCGTGCTCGACGAGGTCGACGCGCCGCTCGACGACCACAATGTCGAGCGCTTCTGCAATTTGATGGACGAGATGTCGAAGACCACCGAAACCCGCTTCGTTATCATCACCCACAACCCCATCACCATGGCGCGCATGGACCGGCTGTTCGGTGTCACCATGGCCGAGCAAGGCGTCAGCCAGCTGGTCTCGGTCGACCTGCAAGCGGCCGAGGCGATGCGCGAGGCGAGCTGA
- a CDS encoding DsbA family protein codes for MNRAPSGKSLSRRNLLTALAAVPAVALLAACSDSGEEAKAADVKPANPSTPAKPAATPAAVQVPEAQGTVDMTELLKPGALPDKQLGKDDAKVTIVEYASMTCPHCAHFNDTTFPQLKSKYIDTGKVRYILREFPFDPSAEAGFMLARCSKDNYFAMVDVLFKQQPSWVGVNNTKEALLQISKLAGFTQESFESCLTDQKLLDDVRAVQKRGADEFKVDSTPTFFINGKTYKGAMSIEEMSAIIDPLL; via the coding sequence ATGAACCGTGCCCCGTCTGGCAAAAGCTTGTCTCGCAGAAACCTTCTGACCGCGCTGGCTGCTGTTCCTGCGGTGGCGCTGCTTGCCGCATGCAGCGACTCCGGCGAGGAGGCGAAGGCAGCCGACGTGAAGCCGGCCAACCCGTCGACGCCTGCCAAGCCGGCCGCCACGCCGGCGGCGGTCCAGGTGCCCGAGGCGCAGGGCACCGTGGACATGACGGAACTGCTCAAGCCGGGCGCGCTGCCCGACAAGCAGCTCGGCAAGGACGACGCCAAGGTCACCATCGTCGAATACGCATCGATGACCTGCCCGCATTGCGCGCATTTCAATGACACCACCTTCCCACAGCTGAAGTCGAAATACATCGACACCGGCAAGGTCCGTTATATTCTGCGCGAATTCCCGTTCGACCCGAGCGCCGAGGCCGGCTTCATGCTGGCGCGCTGCTCGAAGGACAACTACTTCGCCATGGTCGACGTGCTGTTCAAGCAGCAGCCGAGCTGGGTCGGCGTCAACAACACCAAGGAAGCGCTGCTGCAGATCTCCAAGCTGGCCGGTTTTACACAGGAGTCCTTTGAGTCCTGCTTGACGGACCAGAAACTTCTGGACGATGTGAGAGCAGTCCAGAAACGCGGAGCGGACGAGTTCAAGGTCGACTCGACGCCGACCTTCTTCATCAACGGAAAGACCTACAAAGGGGCGATGTCGATTGAGGAAATGTCGGCCATCATCGACCCTCTGCTCTGA
- a CDS encoding DUF721 domain-containing protein translates to MAGKRPFGNPVPVSDLATEILDPVLKKRAGISIGLVQSWEEIAGPRLAAHSRPEKIQWPRRLHEDDPFEPATLIIACEGMAALHLQHEAGEVINRVNAFLGFNAVGRIKILQKPVLSQKARPKPAPRPLSEAEKSKLSHLVGQIEDDGLRASLERLGATIMGERKLKGS, encoded by the coding sequence ATGGCAGGGAAAAGGCCCTTCGGCAATCCCGTTCCGGTGAGCGATCTCGCCACCGAGATCCTCGACCCGGTGCTGAAGAAGCGCGCCGGTATCTCGATCGGGCTGGTGCAGTCCTGGGAAGAGATCGCCGGGCCGCGCCTGGCCGCCCACTCGCGGCCGGAGAAGATTCAGTGGCCGCGCCGCTTGCACGAGGACGATCCGTTCGAGCCGGCGACGCTGATCATCGCCTGCGAAGGCATGGCGGCGTTGCATCTGCAGCACGAGGCCGGCGAGGTGATCAACCGCGTCAATGCCTTCCTGGGCTTCAACGCGGTCGGCCGCATCAAGATTCTGCAAAAACCGGTGCTTTCGCAAAAGGCGCGGCCGAAGCCGGCGCCGCGCCCTCTGAGCGAGGCGGAGAAGTCGAAGCTTTCGCATCTGGTCGGCCAGATCGAGGATGACGGCCTGCGCGCTTCATTGGAGCGGCTCGGCGCCACGATTATGGGTGAAAGGAAGCTCAAAGGGTCGTAA
- the mutY gene encoding A/G-specific adenine glycosylase, translating to MAPLDQTRKASQKTASGDIGSGDTSKAGSPDIASRLLAWYDAHHRDLPWRVTPAAFERGVRADPYRVWMSEVMLQQTTVEAVKAYFRNFVEKWPTVEALAAAPAEDVMKAWAGLGYYSRARNLKACADLVALRGGRFPDTEAGLRELPGIGAYTAAAIAAIAFDRPAAVVDGNVERVVTRLHSIETPLSEAKPHIRALVEKLVPQTRPGDFAQAMMDLGATICTPKRPRCMLCPIREDCSAILTGDPERFPVRLPKDDKPLRKGAAFVAEREDGAILLRKRPEKGLLGGMTEVPTTGWTARVDGATTAEAAPFVADWRRAGQIGHVFTHFALELEIFHARVKGDAPDGHFWSLAHEISGEALPTVMKKAIEAAIPGATKKPSPHSAKRPA from the coding sequence ATGGCACCGCTCGATCAGACCCGCAAGGCATCACAGAAGACCGCATCCGGCGATATCGGATCCGGCGATACCAGCAAAGCTGGATCCCCGGATATCGCCTCCCGCCTGCTTGCCTGGTATGACGCGCATCACCGCGACCTGCCCTGGCGCGTCACGCCCGCTGCGTTTGAGCGCGGTGTAAGGGCCGATCCCTATCGCGTGTGGATGTCCGAGGTGATGCTGCAGCAGACCACGGTCGAGGCGGTGAAAGCCTATTTCCGCAATTTCGTCGAGAAATGGCCGACGGTCGAAGCACTGGCGGCGGCGCCCGCCGAGGATGTGATGAAGGCCTGGGCCGGTCTCGGCTATTATTCCAGGGCGCGCAACCTCAAAGCCTGCGCCGACCTCGTGGCGCTCCGAGGCGGCCGCTTTCCGGACACCGAGGCGGGCCTGCGCGAATTGCCCGGAATCGGCGCCTATACCGCAGCGGCGATCGCCGCGATCGCCTTCGACCGGCCGGCGGCGGTCGTCGACGGCAATGTCGAGCGGGTCGTGACCCGTCTCCATTCGATCGAAACGCCGCTCAGCGAGGCCAAGCCGCATATCCGCGCGCTGGTCGAAAAACTGGTGCCGCAGACGCGGCCCGGGGACTTTGCCCAGGCGATGATGGATCTCGGCGCGACGATCTGCACGCCGAAGCGGCCGCGCTGCATGCTCTGCCCGATCCGCGAGGATTGCAGCGCCATTCTCACCGGCGATCCTGAACGTTTCCCGGTCCGGCTGCCGAAAGACGACAAGCCGCTGCGCAAGGGTGCCGCATTCGTCGCCGAGCGCGAGGACGGCGCCATCCTGCTCCGCAAGCGGCCCGAGAAAGGCTTGCTCGGCGGCATGACAGAAGTGCCGACCACGGGTTGGACGGCGCGAGTCGACGGCGCCACGACGGCCGAGGCCGCGCCTTTTGTCGCCGATTGGCGCCGCGCCGGGCAGATCGGGCATGTCTTCACCCATTTCGCGCTCGAGCTCGAAATCTTCCATGCCCGCGTCAAAGGCGACGCACCGGACGGGCATTTCTGGTCGCTGGCTCATGAAATTTCCGGGGAAGCGCTGCCGACTGTCATGAAAAAGGCAATCGAGGCGGCGATACCGGGCGCGACGAAGAAACCGTCGCCGCACAGTGCAAAGAGGCCTGCATGA
- a CDS encoding HAD family hydrolase, with amino-acid sequence MTEIRHIVFDIGKVLIHYDPDLAFSRLIPDAEERKWFFDNVCTSEWNIEQDRGRTWEDAEALLIAEHPDHAENIRNFRRHWHEMVPHAYDDSVAIMLGLIERGHDVTMLTNFAADTLAEARQRFDFLNRPRGVTVSADIRQIKPDRAIYDHHVTAFGLEPSATLFIDDSQKNVDGARAAGWHSVLFIDARTLKADLQRFGIAA; translated from the coding sequence ATGACCGAAATCCGCCATATCGTGTTCGACATCGGCAAGGTGCTGATCCATTACGATCCGGATCTTGCGTTCAGCCGGCTGATACCGGATGCCGAAGAGCGCAAATGGTTCTTCGACAATGTCTGCACCAGCGAGTGGAACATCGAGCAGGATCGCGGCCGCACATGGGAAGATGCAGAGGCGTTGCTGATCGCCGAGCATCCCGATCACGCCGAGAACATCCGTAACTTCCGCCGCCATTGGCACGAGATGGTGCCGCATGCCTATGACGACAGCGTCGCCATCATGCTCGGCCTGATCGAGCGCGGCCACGATGTGACCATGCTGACCAACTTCGCCGCCGACACGCTTGCCGAAGCACGGCAGCGTTTCGACTTTCTCAACCGGCCGCGCGGCGTGACCGTGTCGGCCGACATCCGCCAGATCAAGCCGGACCGCGCCATCTATGATCATCACGTGACCGCGTTCGGTCTCGAGCCATCCGCCACATTGTTCATCGACGACAGCCAGAAGAATGTCGACGGCGCCAGGGCCGCCGGCTGGCATTCGGTGCTGTTCATCGACGCCAGGACGCTTAAAGCAGACCTTCAGCGGTTCGGGATTGCGGCCTGA
- a CDS encoding site-specific DNA-methyltransferase, with protein sequence MSAVRLIDELSQAPQQSEWLDTILKGDCVAALDKLPEKSVDIIFADPPYNLQLDGDLRRPDQSKVDAVDDDWDQFESFEAYDAFTRAWLLAARRVLKPSGTIWVIGSYHNIFRVGARMQDLGFWILNDIVWRKTNPMPNFRGRRFQNAHETMIWASRDQKAKGYTFNYEALKASNDDLQMRSDWLFPICTGGERLKDENGNKLHPTQKPEALLARIMMASTKPGDVVLDPFFGSGTTGAVAKRLGRHFVGIEREQAYIDAANERIAAVRPLENADLTVLSGKRAEPRVAFISLIDNGLVTPGATLYDAKKRWAAKVRADGTLAIGDSAGSIHKIGAEVQGLDACNGWTFWHYERSGGLTPIDELRRIARLGMERAGA encoded by the coding sequence ATGTCTGCCGTGCGTCTTATCGACGAGCTTTCCCAAGCTCCCCAGCAGTCCGAATGGCTGGACACGATCCTGAAGGGCGACTGCGTCGCCGCGCTGGACAAGTTGCCGGAAAAGTCGGTCGACATCATCTTCGCCGACCCACCCTACAATCTGCAGCTCGACGGCGACCTGCGCCGGCCCGACCAGTCCAAGGTCGACGCCGTCGACGACGACTGGGACCAATTCGAGAGTTTCGAGGCCTATGACGCCTTCACCCGCGCCTGGCTGCTCGCGGCGCGCCGCGTGCTGAAGCCCAGCGGCACCATCTGGGTCATCGGCTCCTATCACAACATCTTCCGCGTCGGCGCCCGCATGCAGGATCTCGGCTTCTGGATTCTCAACGACATCGTCTGGCGCAAGACCAACCCGATGCCGAATTTTCGCGGCCGCCGCTTCCAGAACGCGCATGAGACGATGATTTGGGCCTCGCGCGACCAGAAGGCCAAGGGCTACACCTTCAATTACGAAGCGCTGAAGGCCTCGAACGACGATTTGCAGATGCGCTCCGACTGGCTGTTCCCGATCTGCACCGGCGGCGAGCGGCTGAAGGACGAGAACGGCAACAAGCTGCATCCGACGCAGAAGCCGGAAGCGCTGCTTGCCCGTATCATGATGGCCTCGACCAAGCCGGGCGACGTCGTGCTCGATCCCTTCTTCGGCTCCGGCACCACTGGCGCCGTCGCCAAGCGCCTTGGCCGCCACTTTGTCGGCATCGAGCGCGAGCAGGCCTATATCGACGCCGCCAATGAGCGCATCGCCGCGGTGCGTCCGCTGGAAAACGCCGATCTCACCGTGCTTTCGGGCAAGCGTGCCGAGCCGCGCGTCGCCTTCATCAGCCTGATCGACAACGGCCTGGTGACGCCGGGCGCCACGCTTTACGACGCCAAGAAGCGCTGGGCGGCGAAAGTGCGCGCCGACGGCACGCTGGCGATTGGCGACAGCGCCGGCTCGATCCACAAGATCGGCGCCGAAGTGCAGGGGCTGGATGCCTGCAACGGCTGGACCTTCTGGCACTATGAGCGCAGCGGCGGCCTGACCCCGATCGACGAATTGCGCCGCATCGCCCGCCTCGGCATGGAGCGGGCAGGGGCCTGA
- a CDS encoding HAD family hydrolase, protein MPQPDLVIFDCDGVLVDSEIIAARVEAELLTSAGFEISAEELAETYAGLTFKDIMLRVEEKSQIPFQASLIDRAEELVDRKLRADVRIIEGAREAVAAVTAPRAVCSNSRTERVEFMLEKVRLLPFFAGRIFSGLDIPSKKTKPAPDVFLYAAEQLGANPKNTFVIEDSVHGIAGARAAGMRVIGFTGAGHSYPGHADALTEAGAETVIRRWAELNGTIAALSEWSEDA, encoded by the coding sequence ATGCCCCAGCCAGATCTTGTCATTTTCGATTGCGACGGGGTGCTCGTCGATTCCGAAATCATCGCCGCGCGGGTCGAGGCCGAGCTTCTGACGTCGGCCGGATTCGAGATTTCGGCCGAGGAGCTTGCCGAGACCTATGCCGGTCTCACCTTCAAGGACATCATGCTGCGGGTCGAGGAGAAGTCGCAGATTCCGTTCCAGGCCTCGCTGATCGACCGCGCCGAGGAACTGGTCGACCGCAAGCTGCGCGCAGACGTGCGCATCATCGAGGGTGCCCGCGAGGCGGTAGCCGCAGTCACCGCGCCGCGCGCCGTCTGCTCCAATTCGCGCACCGAACGGGTCGAATTCATGCTGGAGAAGGTGCGGCTGCTGCCGTTCTTCGCCGGCCGCATCTTTTCGGGGCTGGACATTCCCAGCAAGAAGACCAAGCCGGCGCCGGACGTGTTCCTCTACGCCGCCGAGCAACTCGGCGCCAACCCGAAGAACACTTTCGTCATCGAGGATTCCGTGCATGGCATCGCCGGCGCCAGGGCGGCGGGCATGCGCGTCATCGGCTTCACCGGCGCGGGACACAGCTATCCGGGCCATGCCGATGCGCTGACCGAGGCCGGCGCCGAGACGGTCATCCGGCGCTGGGCGGAACTGAACGGCACCATCGCCGCGCTGTCGGAGTGGTCCGAGGACGCCTAG
- the thrC gene encoding threonine synthase: protein MQYVSTRGDAPALGFSDAVLAGLARDGGLYVPREWPQFSAAEIRAMRGLAYPDLAIRVLTPFLGGEIATPVFERLVREAYATFRHEAVCPLVQTGKNTFILELFHGPTLAFKDVAMQLLARLMDHALAERGQRATIVGATSGDTGGAAIDAFAGRDRTDIFILFPHGKVSPVQQRQMTTSSAANVHALSVEGNFDDCQGLVKDMFNDHAFRDRVSLSGVNSINWARIMAQIVYYFSSALSLGAPDRPVSFTVPTGNFGDIFAGYAAKRMGLPIERLIIATNDNDILARTLASGEYRTKGVFATTSPSMDIQVSSNFERLLFEAAGRDAETVRRYMNGLKQSGAFTIEEGQLKRIRAEFDAGRASVDEVAATIRATLEASNYLLDPHTAAAVHVAAAHASGPVPMVVLGTAHPAKFPAAVEAASGVTPALPAWLGGLMTADEKYTILPSDLKMVEDYVNRHSRAAR, encoded by the coding sequence ATGCAATATGTGAGTACCCGCGGGGATGCGCCCGCGCTTGGATTTTCCGACGCGGTGCTGGCCGGCCTGGCGCGCGACGGCGGGCTTTACGTGCCGCGCGAGTGGCCGCAATTTTCGGCCGCCGAGATCCGCGCCATGCGCGGGCTTGCCTATCCCGACCTTGCCATTCGCGTGCTGACGCCGTTCCTCGGCGGCGAGATCGCGACGCCCGTCTTCGAGCGGCTGGTGCGGGAGGCTTATGCGACCTTCCGGCATGAGGCCGTCTGCCCGCTGGTGCAGACCGGGAAAAACACCTTCATCCTCGAGCTGTTCCACGGCCCGACGCTGGCCTTCAAGGACGTGGCGATGCAGTTGCTGGCGCGACTGATGGACCATGCGCTTGCCGAACGCGGCCAGCGCGCCACCATCGTCGGCGCGACCTCTGGCGACACCGGGGGTGCCGCGATCGACGCCTTTGCCGGCCGAGACCGCACCGACATCTTCATCCTTTTCCCGCACGGCAAGGTCTCGCCGGTGCAGCAGCGGCAGATGACGACGTCGAGCGCGGCAAACGTCCATGCGCTGTCGGTCGAAGGCAATTTCGACGATTGCCAGGGCCTGGTGAAGGACATGTTCAACGACCACGCCTTTCGCGACCGGGTGTCGCTGTCGGGCGTCAATTCGATCAACTGGGCCCGCATCATGGCCCAGATCGTCTATTATTTCTCGTCGGCCCTGTCGCTTGGCGCGCCGGACCGGCCGGTTTCCTTCACCGTGCCGACCGGCAATTTTGGCGATATTTTCGCCGGTTACGCCGCCAAGCGCATGGGCTTGCCGATCGAGCGGCTGATCATCGCCACCAACGACAACGACATCCTGGCGCGTACATTGGCGAGCGGCGAATACCGCACCAAGGGCGTGTTCGCCACGACCTCGCCGTCGATGGACATCCAGGTGTCTTCGAATTTCGAGCGGCTGCTGTTCGAGGCGGCCGGTCGCGACGCCGAGACGGTCAGGCGCTACATGAACGGCCTGAAGCAGTCGGGCGCCTTCACCATCGAGGAAGGCCAACTCAAGCGCATCCGCGCCGAATTCGACGCCGGCCGCGCCAGCGTCGACGAGGTCGCCGCCACTATCCGCGCGACGCTGGAGGCGAGCAACTACCTGCTCGATCCGCACACGGCCGCCGCCGTTCATGTCGCGGCCGCCCACGCCTCCGGTCCGGTGCCCATGGTGGTGCTCGGCACCGCGCATCCGGCGAAATTCCCGGCAGCGGTCGAGGCAGCGAGCGGCGTCACCCCTGCCCTGCCCGCATGGCTAGGCGGCTTGATGACAGCCGACGAAAAATACACGATACTTCCATCCGACTTGAAAATGGTGGAAGATTATGTGAACCGCCACTCGCGGGCGGCGCGTTAG